A genome region from Microcoleus sp. bin38.metabat.b11b12b14.051 includes the following:
- the bioF gene encoding 8-amino-7-oxononanoate synthase — translation MNADPYAWLEKSMDTVRRADWYRSPQSIESCPGSVVKLAGRRLINFASNDYLGLAGDDRLMQAAVAATKEFGTGTTGSRLVSGHRDLHRQLELAIANLKQTEDALVFSSGYLANLGAIASIVGKRDLILSDKHNHSSLKNGAMLSGATVLEYTHCNVEDLGALLDENRASSYRKCLIVTDSVFSMDGDLCPLPQLLDLAGQFNCMVLVDEAHATGVFGAFGAGCVEHFGCSGQPLIQVGTLSKALGSLGGYVAGSSVLIDFLRNRAPTWIYTTALTPADTAAALEAVKIVQQEPERRSRLQQNIKNFKYEAISNYQLPITNSLSPIFSFPLKDAATALAASSKLKEMGIFAPAIRPPTVSVSRIRISLMATHDVAHLQQLVSALRTIAQL, via the coding sequence ATGAATGCAGACCCTTATGCTTGGCTAGAGAAGTCCATGGACACTGTGCGCCGGGCCGATTGGTATCGATCGCCACAATCGATCGAAAGCTGCCCCGGATCTGTGGTAAAATTAGCAGGGCGGCGGCTGATTAACTTTGCCAGCAACGATTATCTGGGACTTGCCGGCGATGACAGGTTGATGCAAGCGGCTGTTGCTGCAACTAAGGAATTTGGTACGGGTACGACGGGTTCGAGGTTGGTAAGCGGACACCGCGATTTGCACCGACAGCTAGAACTGGCTATTGCTAATTTAAAACAAACCGAAGACGCTTTAGTATTCAGTTCTGGATATTTAGCGAATTTAGGGGCGATCGCATCGATCGTCGGCAAGCGCGATTTGATATTATCTGACAAGCACAACCATTCGAGCCTAAAAAACGGAGCGATGCTCAGCGGTGCAACTGTGCTGGAGTACACTCACTGCAATGTTGAGGATTTGGGGGCTTTGCTCGATGAAAATCGCGCCAGCAGCTATCGCAAGTGTTTGATTGTTACTGATAGCGTTTTCAGCATGGATGGGGATTTGTGCCCGTTACCGCAGTTGCTAGATTTGGCCGGACAATTTAACTGTATGGTGTTAGTAGATGAAGCTCACGCTACAGGCGTTTTCGGTGCCTTCGGTGCTGGCTGCGTAGAACATTTCGGGTGTAGCGGACAACCTTTGATTCAAGTTGGCACACTCAGCAAGGCTTTGGGAAGTTTGGGCGGCTATGTTGCAGGCTCTTCTGTTTTGATTGATTTTCTCCGCAATCGAGCTCCGACTTGGATTTATACTACGGCATTGACACCGGCTGATACGGCGGCTGCTTTGGAAGCTGTGAAAATTGTACAGCAAGAACCCGAAAGGCGCTCACGGCTACAGCAAAACATCAAAAATTTCAAATATGAAGCTATTAGCAATTACCAGTTACCAATTACCAATTCACTCTCCCCAATTTTTAGTTTTCCGTTAAAAGATGCAGCGACAGCTTTAGCTGCTAGCAGCAAGCTCAAGGAGATGGGTATTTTTGCTCCGGCGATTCGGCCTCCTACTGTCAGCGTGAGTCGAATTCGGATTTCGCTGATGGCAACTCACGACGTGGCACACCTTCAGCAGTTGGTTTCGGCTTTGCGGACGATCGCCCAATTGTAA
- a CDS encoding ABC transporter substrate-binding protein, which produces MISKIKPIASPKKSWLIAIILTVCLFIFTGCQSVTNKNDGVIHLTLWQGINPPVNRDVFQKLVAKFNQKNHDIQVESIFAGELDQQLPKILTSVVGNSPPDILSFYPQMTGQFVNLDAIVPLEDWLDKLPVKSELYPRVLEEIQLNGHTWSVPISTSSIGIFYRPKLFKQAGITELPKTWEELREVSKKLTIDRNSDGKPEQYGMLIPFGKGEWTTFSWFPFLLSANGEIIQNNRPNLMNPGAIKAIQFWQDLLKDGSATLSMPERGYEEGDFISGRVAMQITGPWTYIMKSNVDYGVFPVPSNIRPATVTGTGTLFVMKTTPERQKAALRFLEYALSEQFQTEWSIGTGFLPANMKSAQSQAYQEFIKRKPVIKVFVDQMSVAGSRPIIAGYSRISQNLGRAIEASMLGQPVEKALQEAQDRLDLIWEGK; this is translated from the coding sequence ATGATTAGCAAAATAAAGCCGATCGCTTCACCAAAAAAAAGTTGGTTAATCGCGATTATCCTCACTGTATGTTTGTTTATTTTCACAGGATGCCAAAGCGTCACCAACAAAAATGATGGAGTCATTCACTTAACCCTATGGCAAGGAATTAACCCTCCTGTCAACCGAGATGTATTCCAAAAATTAGTTGCAAAATTTAATCAGAAAAATCATGACATTCAGGTAGAATCTATTTTCGCGGGTGAACTAGACCAACAATTACCAAAGATCCTGACATCTGTTGTGGGTAATTCCCCACCAGATATCCTTTCTTTTTACCCCCAAATGACAGGTCAATTTGTTAATTTAGATGCCATTGTTCCACTAGAAGATTGGTTAGACAAATTGCCAGTGAAGTCAGAATTATATCCCCGTGTTCTAGAGGAAATTCAATTAAATGGTCATACATGGTCAGTGCCTATCTCTACCAGTTCTATAGGGATTTTTTACCGTCCCAAATTATTTAAACAAGCGGGAATTACCGAATTACCTAAAACTTGGGAAGAATTAAGAGAAGTCTCGAAAAAACTCACTATAGATCGCAACTCAGATGGGAAACCAGAACAGTATGGAATGTTAATTCCTTTTGGTAAAGGAGAATGGACTACTTTCAGTTGGTTTCCCTTTTTACTAAGTGCGAATGGTGAAATAATCCAAAATAATCGCCCTAATTTAATGAATCCGGGTGCGATAAAGGCTATACAATTTTGGCAAGATTTATTAAAAGACGGTTCCGCGACTTTATCAATGCCAGAAAGAGGTTATGAAGAAGGGGATTTTATTTCCGGCCGTGTCGCGATGCAAATTACTGGCCCTTGGACATACATTATGAAAAGTAATGTCGATTATGGAGTTTTTCCAGTACCCAGCAATATTCGGCCAGCCACAGTCACCGGAACTGGGACATTATTTGTGATGAAAACTACTCCCGAAAGACAGAAGGCTGCCCTAAGGTTTTTGGAGTATGCTTTGAGTGAACAATTTCAAACAGAATGGAGTATTGGCACGGGATTTTTACCCGCTAATATGAAATCCGCGCAGAGTCAAGCTTATCAAGAATTTATCAAACGAAAACCTGTGATTAAAGTTTTTGTAGATCAAATGTCCGTTGCCGGATCGCGTCCTATTATCGCGGGATATAGTCGCATTTCACAAAATTTAGGTCGCGCCATCGAAGCTTCTATGCTAGGACAACCTGTAGAAAAAGCCTTACAAGAAGCTCAAGATCGTTTAGATTTGATTTGGGAAGGAAAATAG
- a CDS encoding exopolyphosphatase, translating to MPLTKKYRLVTRSDFDGLVCAVLLKELDLIDEIKFVHPKDMQDGKIEITNNDISTNLPYVEGVHLAFDHHFSETLRHEKIKINHIIDPYAASAARVLYKYYGGKAKFPEISEAMMAAVDKSDSAKFAKEEILDPEEWVLLNFLMDARTGLGRFKEFTVSNYQLMMQLIDYCKNHTIDQILELPDVKERVDLYFDQEEKFKDQIQRCAKVYDKLVVLDLRNEDVIFAGNRFVIYALFPECNISIHALWGLKQQNTVFAVGKSIFNKTSKTNIGELMLRYGGGGHQNAGTCQIENDKASKVLKELIAQIEHNG from the coding sequence ATGCCACTCACTAAAAAATACAGATTAGTCACCCGCAGCGATTTTGATGGTCTTGTCTGTGCCGTTTTGCTCAAAGAACTCGATCTGATTGACGAGATTAAATTCGTGCATCCTAAAGATATGCAGGATGGAAAAATCGAAATAACAAATAACGATATTAGCACAAATTTACCCTATGTCGAAGGAGTTCATCTAGCTTTCGACCACCATTTCAGCGAAACCCTCAGACACGAAAAAATCAAAATCAACCACATCATCGACCCCTATGCAGCTTCCGCAGCTAGGGTGCTGTACAAATATTATGGAGGCAAAGCAAAGTTTCCTGAAATTTCCGAAGCGATGATGGCGGCAGTTGACAAATCCGATTCCGCTAAATTTGCTAAAGAAGAGATTTTAGATCCGGAAGAATGGGTGCTGTTAAACTTTTTAATGGACGCCAGAACTGGGTTGGGCAGATTTAAAGAATTTACGGTTTCAAACTATCAGTTAATGATGCAGTTGATCGATTACTGCAAAAATCATACTATCGATCAAATCTTGGAGCTTCCAGATGTCAAAGAAAGAGTAGACCTCTACTTCGATCAAGAAGAAAAATTCAAAGATCAAATACAGCGTTGCGCCAAAGTTTATGATAAGTTAGTAGTCTTGGATTTACGCAACGAAGATGTGATTTTTGCGGGAAATCGTTTTGTAATTTACGCTTTGTTCCCCGAGTGCAATATATCCATTCACGCACTGTGGGGACTCAAACAACAAAATACTGTTTTCGCAGTTGGTAAATCTATCTTTAACAAAACTTCTAAAACTAATATAGGGGAGTTAATGTTAAGGTATGGCGGCGGCGGACACCAGAATGCCGGAACTTGTCAGATTGAGAATGACAAAGCTAGTAAAGTTTTGAAAGAGTTAATTGCCCAGATTGAACACAATGGTTAA
- a CDS encoding TldD/PmbA family protein: protein MQEQLMEAIAPYRDRVDYLEVRLEQSESTAISFRGPQLDAVNRSFSLAGGIRACHKGGWSFVTFNGLAELKARIEEAVVQSRLVGSEKTVLADVTPIQDYVAVEFGRDPRSITLAEKRKLLESYNQLLLDSDPRIQTTMAGYSDRFGITYFVNSQGTCIAQERLDVTGRFGAIARGEGGVVRQGFESIHSRSDYDVLTNIEDRVKSAAVRAVGQLEAKSVKGGQYPVILDPYLSGVFIHEAFGHLSEADGIYENPKMQELLTLGKPVAIEQLNVIDDATLPGLPGTLKYDDEGVPAQCKHLIKNGVLAARMHNRETAGKMGEAPTGNARALSATFMPLVRMTNTAIESGAHSFDEMVGDIEEGVYAVRMLGGQTNGEMFTFAAAEGFMIRDGKLAEPVSDVTLSGNVFQTLKDIEAIGNDSVYAYGGCGKGGQGGLPVSVGGPHLRIKNVVVGGR from the coding sequence ATGCAAGAACAGTTGATGGAAGCGATCGCACCTTATCGCGATCGAGTAGATTATCTAGAAGTTCGCCTCGAACAAAGCGAATCAACAGCCATTAGTTTTCGTGGCCCTCAGTTAGATGCAGTCAATCGCAGTTTCAGTCTAGCCGGCGGCATCCGCGCCTGCCACAAAGGCGGCTGGAGTTTTGTAACATTTAATGGTTTAGCTGAGTTAAAAGCTCGGATTGAAGAAGCTGTCGTGCAGTCTCGCTTGGTAGGTAGCGAAAAAACTGTACTAGCAGATGTCACTCCGATTCAAGATTATGTAGCAGTGGAATTTGGTCGCGATCCGCGATCGATTACTCTAGCAGAAAAACGCAAGTTGCTCGAATCTTACAACCAATTGCTGTTAGATTCCGACCCGCGAATTCAGACGACAATGGCGGGCTACAGCGACAGATTTGGGATTACTTATTTTGTGAATTCTCAAGGCACTTGCATTGCTCAAGAGCGTTTGGATGTGACGGGGCGCTTCGGGGCGATCGCCCGCGGTGAAGGTGGTGTCGTCCGTCAAGGCTTTGAGTCGATTCATTCGCGATCGGATTACGATGTCTTGACAAATATTGAAGATCGTGTTAAGAGTGCGGCAGTTCGAGCTGTGGGCCAACTAGAAGCAAAATCGGTCAAAGGCGGCCAGTATCCGGTGATTTTAGACCCTTATTTGTCGGGGGTATTTATTCACGAAGCTTTCGGCCATTTGTCGGAAGCTGACGGCATTTACGAAAACCCGAAAATGCAGGAATTATTGACTTTGGGTAAGCCTGTGGCGATCGAACAATTGAACGTAATTGACGATGCAACATTGCCGGGATTGCCGGGAACCCTCAAATACGACGACGAAGGAGTGCCTGCTCAGTGCAAGCATTTAATTAAAAATGGAGTTTTAGCAGCTCGAATGCACAATCGCGAGACTGCGGGCAAAATGGGCGAAGCTCCGACGGGAAATGCCCGGGCTTTGAGCGCTACTTTTATGCCATTGGTGCGGATGACTAATACTGCGATCGAATCTGGCGCCCATTCTTTCGACGAAATGGTGGGCGACATTGAGGAAGGAGTCTATGCAGTGCGGATGCTGGGAGGACAAACCAACGGCGAAATGTTTACCTTTGCAGCGGCGGAAGGTTTCATGATTCGCGATGGCAAATTGGCTGAACCGGTGAGTGATGTCACTTTAAGTGGCAACGTATTTCAGACTTTAAAAGATATTGAGGCGATCGGCAACGACTCAGTTTATGCCTACGGCGGCTGTGGAAAAGGCGGCCAGGGCGGCTTGCCGGTAAGTGTCGGCGGCCCCCACTTGCGGATTAAAAATGTCGTCGTCGGAGGACGGTGA
- a CDS encoding glycosyltransferase family A protein: MQKYTSYQFFTPMSPLNFSYIPEISIIVPTYNRAKYLSDCINSVLNQTFKDWELLIIDDGSQDATFEIISPFLEKHENIRYFKHKNRKMGLSRNAGIQASFGKYITFLDSDDQYKPNHLESRLEYMKTNPEVDCIAGGFETDGDIFVADYYQPGKLINVEECVMGASFFLKRHVLFELKGFQNISYGEDTDLWERAQKKFKTVKITQPRTYIYTRAEDSVSKSFTANIDLNND, encoded by the coding sequence TTGCAAAAATATACAAGTTATCAGTTTTTTACACCTATGAGTCCTCTGAATTTTTCTTATATCCCAGAAATATCAATTATTGTACCTACTTACAATCGAGCTAAATATTTGAGCGATTGCATTAATAGTGTACTCAATCAAACCTTTAAAGATTGGGAGTTGCTTATTATAGATGATGGCAGTCAAGATGCTACATTTGAAATAATTAGCCCCTTTCTAGAAAAACATGAAAATATCCGCTATTTCAAGCATAAAAACCGGAAAATGGGCTTATCCAGAAATGCGGGTATTCAAGCATCTTTCGGTAAATACATTACTTTTCTTGATAGCGACGATCAATATAAACCAAATCACTTAGAATCCCGTTTGGAGTATATGAAAACTAATCCTGAAGTGGATTGTATTGCGGGAGGCTTTGAGACGGATGGAGATATTTTTGTAGCTGATTATTATCAACCTGGAAAACTAATTAATGTTGAAGAGTGTGTTATGGGTGCTAGTTTTTTTCTCAAACGCCATGTTTTATTTGAATTAAAAGGGTTTCAAAATATTTCCTATGGAGAAGATACCGATTTATGGGAAAGAGCACAAAAAAAATTCAAAACGGTAAAAATTACTCAGCCTCGTACTTACATTTACACCAGAGCTGAAGACAGTGTGAGTAAGAGTTTTACAGCAAATATTGATTTAAATAATGATTAG
- a CDS encoding 4a-hydroxytetrahydrobiopterin dehydratase, producing MTGYKLTETEIHEALSSLPGWVVKEGKLYKKFEFHSFNEAMGWMVSVAIHTEVIKHHPIWLNIYNSVEVNLLTYDLGDAISNLDVELAKKMDELADPLLR from the coding sequence ATGACAGGCTATAAACTCACCGAAACAGAAATACATGAAGCCCTAAGCAGCCTACCGGGTTGGGTAGTCAAAGAAGGCAAGTTGTACAAAAAATTTGAGTTTCATTCTTTTAATGAGGCAATGGGTTGGATGGTAAGCGTCGCGATCCACACAGAGGTGATTAAACATCACCCTATATGGCTGAATATTTATAATTCAGTTGAAGTAAATCTGCTTACTTACGATTTAGGTGATGCAATCAGTAACTTGGACGTTGAACTTGCTAAAAAGATGGATGAATTAGCAGATCCTCTGTTGCGTTAA
- a CDS encoding methyltransferase, with amino-acid sequence MQQTQAFLELHQAFIDKQAKFATYRINNMNIIALPNVYHPAPGCSSFLLLNPILERYQHLKTKKKRLLELGCGTGVVGLSLGEYVEELYLSDIADYAVLCARINTLINFRKAKIYHSDLFKSLPDILFDVILFNTPLLDKPIESIAEVSTNDPSGKIFINFIEQVPQYLSPQGEIFLTYSSLGDLALIKKIPPSFTVEEIAKERQEASKNENYLFRLTIN; translated from the coding sequence ATGCAACAAACACAAGCCTTCCTAGAACTGCATCAGGCGTTTATCGATAAACAGGCTAAATTTGCGACTTATAGAATTAATAATATGAATATTATTGCTCTACCTAATGTCTATCATCCAGCCCCGGGTTGTAGCTCTTTCTTGCTCTTAAATCCTATTCTGGAAAGATATCAACATCTCAAGACTAAGAAAAAACGGCTTTTAGAGTTAGGTTGTGGTACCGGAGTGGTGGGACTGAGTTTAGGTGAATATGTAGAGGAACTGTACCTTTCTGATATCGCTGACTATGCTGTACTATGTGCCAGAATAAATACGTTGATAAATTTCCGCAAAGCTAAAATTTACCATTCGGATTTGTTCAAATCTTTGCCTGACATTTTATTTGATGTCATTCTTTTTAACACCCCTTTGTTGGATAAACCAATTGAAAGTATTGCAGAAGTGTCAACCAACGATCCCAGTGGTAAAATTTTCATCAATTTTATCGAACAGGTTCCCCAATATCTTTCACCTCAAGGAGAGATATTTTTAACTTATTCCAGTCTGGGAGATTTAGCGCTAATAAAAAAAATTCCGCCCAGCTTTACTGTGGAAGAAATTGCCAAAGAAAGGCAAGAAGCAAGCAAAAATGAAAACTATCTTTTTCGCTTAACCATCAATTGA